The segment TTGCATCCTCAAGCATATTTGCAATGTTAGGTTGATGCAAAGAGTACTTGAACATCATTGCGACAGATAAAAGCGTCGCTATGGGATTCGCAATATCTTTACCTGCAATATCCGGTGCAGAACCATGTACAGGCTCATATAGGCCAAACTGCGCATCATTCATCGATGCAGAAGGCAACATACCAATGGAACCTGTTAACATTGCTGCACTGTCAGATAATATATCACCAAAAACATTTTCCGTTAAAATAACATCAAATTGCTTTGGTCTCTGAATAAGTTGCATAGCTGCATTATCAACATACATATGACTTAATTCGATCGTTGGGTACTGTTTGTGCACCTTCGTTACAATTTCTCTCCACAATTGAGAAACCTCTAATACATTTGCCTTATCCACTGAGCAGACTTTCTTCCCTCGCTTTGTCGCAATATCAAAAGCCACTTTGGCAATTCTTTCAATCTCAGTCTCATCATAAACCATTGTATTTCGAGCACTTTTGATCTTGTCTTTTATTTCAACACCGCGAGGCTCACCAAAGTAAAGCCCTCCGGTCAACTCTCGGATAATCATAAGATCTAAATCTGTGACATATTCTGGTTTCAATGTGGAAGCATTCACAAGCTCAGCATAGAGAATCGCAGGTCGTAAATTTGCAAAAAGATTAAAGGATTTACGCAACTGCAATAGCCCTTTTTCAGGTCGCTCATTGGGATTTCGAGTATCCCATTGTGGCCCCCCTACCGCACCTAATAAGATTGCATGAGCATCTTTTGCTAAGGATAATGTAATTTCTGGTAAAGGGGTACCTGTCTTATCAATTGCCCCTCCTCCAACAAGCGCATACTCCAATTCAATCCCTAAAGAAAATTGCTGATTGAGCTGCAAAATTGTTTTTTCAGCTTGTGCGACAACTTCTGGGCCGATACCATCGCCTGGTAACAATAGTAATTTGAATGTCATATATTGCTAAATCCTATAATAATTTTTGTAGTCTTCTCATATGAATTTTCAGGTAGGCGTCAAGCTTCGAGCAACCGGAATGTACAAAGAAGTACATGAGGATTGCGAGATGACGAAGACAACCCCCTTGAAAGTTTATGTGTGAAAACTGTACACCCAAGGTTCTGATTGTGATCGCTTAGCTTCATATTCTTTTATTTTTTTACTTTTTGCCAAAGTAATCCCTATTTCATCCAAACCATTTTGTAATTTTTCTTTATCTGATGCATCAATATTAAAAATATATTGATAATGATTGGATATAACAGTTTGCTGATTTAAATCAATTTTCCATTGTGTACCGGGATGCTTTTCTATTTCATCAAACAATGTATCAATCTCTCTTTCAGACAAGACAATGGGTAACAAACCATTTTTAATTGAATTATTGAAAAAAATATCCGCAAAACTAGGCGCAATGATTGCTTGAAAACCATATTCTACCAATCCCCAAACAGCATGCTCTCTTGAAGAACCACAACCAAAATTTTTCTGGGTAAGTAAGATAGTTGCCCCTTGAAATTCTGCTTTGTTGAGTGAAAAATCAGGATTGATAGGACGTTTGCGGCAATCCATACCTAATTCACCTTTATCTAAATATCGCCATGCATCAAACAAGAAAGCACCATAGCCTGTTCTTTTGATAGATTTTAAAAACTGCTTTGGCATAATCGCATCTGTATCAATGTTGGCTTGTTTCAATGTCGCAACAATGCCTTCAATCGTTGATATCTTTCTCATGCTATTCCCTTACACATTCTTATAGAGAGAGATCGACAAATCGGCCTTCTATCGCTGCCGCAGCAGCCATTGCAGGGCTTACAAGATGAGTACGACCTTTATATCCTTGACGCCCTTCAAAATTGCGATTTGAAGTAGAGGCACAATGCTCGCCTGGCTCTAACCTATCTGGATTCATACCTAAACACATAGAACAACCTGGATCACGCCATTCAAAGCCAGCTGCAGTAAAAATTTGATCTAAACCCTCTTGTTCTGCTTGCTGTTTTACTAGACCTGACCCCGGAACAATCATGGCTAATTTAATATTTTTAGAAATTTTATGACCTTTTACAATTTCAGCCACAATTCTTAAATCCTCAATGCGACTGTTCGTGCAAGAACCAATAAAGATTTTATCGATAGGAATGTCTTTAATCGGCAAATTGGCACTTAAGCCCATATAGGCAAGCGCATGTTCATAATTTTCTCTTTTTACGATATCTTGTATGCTACGTGGA is part of the Candidatus Berkiella cookevillensis genome and harbors:
- the leuB gene encoding 3-isopropylmalate dehydrogenase, coding for MTFKLLLLPGDGIGPEVVAQAEKTILQLNQQFSLGIELEYALVGGGAIDKTGTPLPEITLSLAKDAHAILLGAVGGPQWDTRNPNERPEKGLLQLRKSFNLFANLRPAILYAELVNASTLKPEYVTDLDLMIIRELTGGLYFGEPRGVEIKDKIKSARNTMVYDETEIERIAKVAFDIATKRGKKVCSVDKANVLEVSQLWREIVTKVHKQYPTIELSHMYVDNAAMQLIQRPKQFDVILTENVFGDILSDSAAMLTGSIGMLPSASMNDAQFGLYEPVHGSAPDIAGKDIANPIATLLSVAMMFKYSLHQPNIANMLEDAIKQVLAQGLRTKDIAKDASYVGTEEMGHAIRKVLLKFN
- the leuD gene encoding 3-isopropylmalate dehydratase small subunit, whose amino-acid sequence is MRKISTIEGIVATLKQANIDTDAIMPKQFLKSIKRTGYGAFLFDAWRYLDKGELGMDCRKRPINPDFSLNKAEFQGATILLTQKNFGCGSSREHAVWGLVEYGFQAIIAPSFADIFFNNSIKNGLLPIVLSEREIDTLFDEIEKHPGTQWKIDLNQQTVISNHYQYIFNIDASDKEKLQNGLDEIGITLAKSKKIKEYEAKRSQSEPWVYSFHT